The proteins below come from a single Aspergillus oryzae RIB40 DNA, chromosome 5 genomic window:
- a CDS encoding uncharacterized protein (phytoene/squalene synthetase) — MSPLKEMLQPTRGASRQINRLSLGCRQIQTSQRRHFSHSRPTASPATAAVNEIQAAQKYCSDLLIKYDRPSYTLHTFIPRHAQQFYLALRALNVSLSMIPETTSSHTIGLMRLQFWRESIAKILAGTPPKEPIAILLSSAIADLHERTNGRARISKGWLTRLISARERGLTNDPYPDIAALESYAENTYSTLMYLTLSALPMASVTADHVASHVGKAAGIVAVLRGLPLVAFPAARAAGQQGGQQAGGAARQGAVMLPLDVMAQAGVKEEEVFRLGAEAPGLRDAVFTVATRASDHLITVQQMLSNLRAGQDVGHDFEHEGEEGHEYEVLGEQRQESPLDEVNRAFGVFMPAVGTRLWLDRLQSVDFDIFRPELLRSDWKLPWKAYMAYKRKSL, encoded by the exons CGCCAAATAAACCGTCTCTCCTTAGGCTGCCGACAAATTCAAACATCCCAAAGGAGACACTTCAGCCACTCCAGACCAACCGCAAGTCCAGCAACAGCCGCAGTAAACGAAATCCAAGCAGCACAAAAATACTGCTCTGATCTCCTCAT TAAATATGACCGCCCCTCCTACACCCTCCACACATTCATCCCACGGCACGCCCAACAATTCTACCTCGCCCTCCGCGCCCTAAACGTCTCCCTCTCGATGATCCCAGAAACAACAAGCTCCCACACAATCGGCCTCATGCGCCTCCAATTCTGGCGCGAATCAATCGCAAAGATCCTCGCCGGCACTCCGCCTAAAGAacccatcgccatcctcctctcctccgctATCGCAGACCTCCACGAGCGAACCAACGGCCGCGCCCGGATCAGCAAAGGCTGGTTAACACGGCTCATCAGCGCCCGTGAACGCGGTCTAACGAATGATCCGTATCCCGATATTGCGGCGCTGGAGTCCTACGCTGAGAATACGTATTCCACGCTCATGTATCTCACGCTCTCGGCGTTGCCCATGGCCTCTGTTACGGCGGATCATGTCGCATCGCATGTAGGGAAGGCGGCGGGGATTGTGGCTGTTTTGCGGGGGCTGCCATTGGTTGCGTTTCCTGCGGCGCGCGCGGCAGGTCAGCAGGGTGGTCAACAGGCTGGTGGCGCGGCGAGGCAGGGGGCTGTGATGCTTCCGTTGGATGTTATGGCGCAGGCGGGggtgaaagaagaagaggtttTCAGGCTTGGGGCTGAGGCGCCTGGGCTGCGGGATGCGGTCTTTACAGTTGCAACGCGGGCGAGTGATCATTTGATTACTGTTCAGCAGATGTTGAGTAACCTGCGTGCTGGGCAGGATGTGGGGCATGACTTTGAGcatgagggggaggaggggcaTGAGTATGAGGTCTTGGGTGAGCAGCGGCAGGAGTCGCCGTTGGATGAGGTTAACCGTGCATTCGGTGTCTTCATGCCTGCGGTGGGTACACGTCTGTGGCTGGATAGGCTGCAGAGTGTCGATTTTGATATCTTTAGGCCTGAGCTTCTTCGCTCGGATTGGAAACTGCCCTGGAAAGCCTACATGGCTTATAAGCGGAAGAGTTTGTAG
- a CDS encoding putative CorA family metal ion transporter (predicted protein): MSRVSLERTETTELPSGSHDIEAHPQTSPTNAEPAGLESFPTVTKGPSNDTVRNRARRSNTARSYHPDNVTHDPNWHPGTEPGIDPTKPLPPYNADWATAVPSDLFTRCEIIVVDFSQHEMRQYELDNDTLEQFLAREREPWVQCRWINVNGLSWDVIRALGNQKGIHRLAIEDLINTTNRTKVDWYSDHAYIVLTLQKLVRIYEETSSDSDEESEHGQWENDRRGSTTSSKSVSLKRATTLSLITEALKDLFRLKSRKRDPSNEPNLGANIRPSMKKAESQTMFDNASNAGRTARSMQRYRGGPNEDRIEFMERHAVLAAKGLSVALEQVSIFLHADNTVTSFFETSADDIESPIVKRLTSPETILRQSCDASMLVQAILDAIIDLAIPVTTAYQDAIGDLELDVLTDPDIDQSKDLYILTSEISILRNSMQPIVTIINALRDHRSEPINTPGIGVLKGYFGPSNSSDPAPYIGTATPNLKSVGGSSVSISTMCHTYLGDALDHCITIVEGYDQMRRAADNMIDLIFNTIGMHCLIFSSHLAWLTVLFTTRCISEREYEATDTRVLLLSPSHFLVGSYSPCI, encoded by the coding sequence ATGAGTAGGGTCTCACTTGAACGCACAGAAACCACGGAGCTGCCATCCGGTTCTCATGATATTGAGGCGCATCCCCAAACTTCACCAACCAATGCGGAGCCAGCTGGCCTTGAGTCATTCCCCACGGTTACCAAAGGACCATCAAATGACACAGTTAGGAATCGTGCGCGGAGGTCAAATACGGCGCGCTCATACCATCCTGACAATGTCACTCATGACCCCAATTGGCACCCTGGCACGGAGCCCGGCATAGACCCCACCAAGCCGCTCCCGCCTTATAATGCGGACTGGGCAACTGCTGTACCAAGCGACCTATTTACAAGGTGTGAGATTATTGTTGTGGACTTCTCCCAGCATGAAATGCGGCAATATGAGCTGGACAACGACACCTTGGAGCAATTTCTTgcgagggagagggagccCTGGGTGCAATGCAGATGGATTAATGTCAATGGTCTCAGCTGGGATGTAATTCGAGCGCTGGGAAATCAGAAAGGCATACACAGACTTGCCATTGAGGACTTGATCAACACGACAAATCGTACTAAAGTCGACTGGTATTCGGACCATGCATATATTGTGCTCACGTTGCAGAAATTAGTCCGAATCTATGAAGAGACTAGCAGTGACTCGGACGAAGAGTCTGAGCACGGTCAATGGGAAAATGACCGAAGGGGCTCAACAACAAGCAGCAAGAGTGTGTCTCTGAAGCGAGCAACTACCCTGAGTCTCATTACGGAGGCATTGAAAGACCTTTTCAGACTGAAATCACGAAAAAGAGACCCAAGTAATGAACCCAACTTAGGGGCAAATATTCGTCCTTCCATGAAAAAAGCTGAATCACAAACTATGTTCGACAATGCCTCAAATGCTGGGCGAACGGCTCGCAGCATGCAGCGGTACCGAGGGGGACCAAACGAAGACCGCATCGAATTCATGGAGCGACATGCTGTGCTAGCAGCGAAGGGACTATCAGTTGCTCTGGAGCAGGTATCGATATTCTTACACGCGGATAACACCGTGACCTCCTTTTTCGAGACAAGCGCCGACGACATCGAATCGCCTATTGTGAAACGGTTGACTTCTCCTGAGACTATATTGCGTCAATCGTGTGATGCCAGCATGCTCGTGCAAGCGATCCTGGATGCTATCATTGACCTTGCAATCCCTGTGACCACAGCTTACCAAGATGCCATTGGCGACTTGGAACTTGACGTCTTGACTGATCCTGATATCGATCAGTCCAAGGACCTCTATATTCTAACATCTGAGATTTCAATCCTTCGAAATTCGATGCAACCTATCGTAACTATCATCAACGCGCTTCGAGATCATCGCTCTGAACCTATCAATACCCCCGGAATAGGTGTACTGAAGGGTTACTTTGGGCCCTCGAACTCCTCAGACCCAGCACCATATATAGGAACCGCTACTCCGAATCTCAAAAGTGTAGGTGGCTCTAGCGTATCCATCAGTACCATGTGTCATACGTATTTGGGCGATGCGCTCGACCACTGCATCACAATAGTCGAAGGATATGACCAGATGAGACGGGCTGCTGACAACATGATCGATCttatcttcaacaccatTGGTATGCATTGCCTCATATTCTCATCACACCTCGCATGGCTGACTGTATTATTCACAACTAGGTGCATATCAGAACGAGAGTATGAAGCAACTGACACTCGTGTcttgcttctttctccctctcaCTTTCTTGTCGGTTCGTACTCACCTTGCATTTAG
- a CDS encoding gluconeogenesis factor YvcK family protein (predicted protein), whose translation MSTTPTPNRGIAVFSGGSAANNLVEVFEEVRDTKNCPLSYIIPISDNGGSSSELIRIFGGPGIGDVRSRLVRLIPESPPNSERGAIKTLFNHRLSADAATAHAEWLSIVDGTSNIWHAITPAKKELIRSFFNLLNLEILKRARPPSSTFDFTSASVGNLFLTGARLFSGSFESAIYLLGSICGVPSDTVRVIPAINSNFSHHISASLANGSVIVGQNSISHPSEATALQPRPRRPSLLLADGADDFTDTDTSDTLSYEDDHPPGSLPTLRNKNIKFSKAENEDLPSRITRIWYINPYGQEIRPPANPRVLEAIRDSQAIIYSIGSLYTSLIPSLILRGVGQAIVTSPARHKILILNGSLDRETGPPSEPFTAVNFVEAITRAGEESRGRMTLSSSNSGAHRSIPSLGLPYSSYVTHILHLEGPGTPQVDRDRLAEMGIETLRLYGRKIATTGAGGVEMPIGMKYDATALVQALEVVLGKKGDAMLRGGEKNGLSRRNTLDPGRKR comes from the exons ATGTCGACCACCCCCACCCCTAACAGAGGTATTGCAGTCTTTTCGGGAGGAAGCGCTGCCAATAATCTAGTCGAAGTATTTGAAGAAGTTCGCGACACTAAGAACTGTCCACTAAGCTATATCATTCCCATCAGTGACAACGGAGGTTCCTCATCGGAGCTGATCCGCATCTTTGGCGGTCCAGGTATTGGCGATGTGAGAA GTAGACTGGTCCGTCTGATTCCGGAGTCGCCCCCGAATTCCGAACGGGGTGCCATAAAGACACTATTCAACCATCGATTGTCAGCGGACGCAGCCACCGCCCACGCAGAATGGCTCTCCATCGTAGATGGCACATCGAACATCTGGCATGCCATTACgccagcaaagaaagaactcATCCGCTCGttcttcaaccttctcaacctgGAGATCCTAAAGCGTGCCCGTCCCCCATCATCAACCTTCGACTTCACCTCCGCCAGCGTAGGCAATCTCTTCCTAACCGGCGCCCGCCTATTCAGCGGCAGCTTCGAAAGCGCCATCTACCTCCTGGGTAGCATCTGCGGTGTGCCATCAGACACCGTCCGCGTAATCCCAGCCATCAACTCCAACTTCTCGCACCACATCTCCGCCTCCCTGGCAAATGGCTCCGTAATCGTCGGCCAAAACAGCATCTCCCACCCCAGCGAAGCAACGGCGCTCCAACCGCGCCCCAGACGCCCAAGTCTACTACTCGCAGACGGCGCCGACGACTTCACAGACACAGACACCTCAGACACCCTCTCCTACGAAGATGACCACCCCCCGGGCtccctcccaaccctccGCAACAAAAACATCAAGTTCTCCAAAGCCGAAAACGAGGATCTCCCCTCCCGCATCACCCGCATCTGGTATATAAACCCCTACGGCCAGGAAATCCGTCCACCAGCCAATCCACGCGTTCTCGAAGCCATCCGCGACTCGCAGGCCATTATCTACAGTATCGGCTCCCTTTACACGTCTCTCATCCCATCTCTGATCCTCCGCGGCGTCGGACAGGCTATCGTGACAAGTCCTGCTCGTCATAAGATTCTCATCTTGAACGGGTCCCTAGATCGCGAAACCGGACCCCCGTCTGAACCTTTCACGGCGGTTAATTTTGTCGAGGCGATTACTCGCGCTGGGGAGGAAAGTCGTGGTCGGatgactctttcttcctcgaattcTGGTGCTCATAGGTCGATCCCAAGTTTAGGTCTTCCTTATTCGTCTTATGTTAcgcatattcttcatctggAGGGTCCCGGGACGCCACAGGTGGACCGTGATCGGCTCGCGGAGATGGGTATCGAAACGCTTCGTCTTTACGGGAGGAAGATCGCTACTACGGGTGCGGGTGGTGTTGAAATGCCTATTGGAATGAAGTATGATGCCACGGCTTTGGTCCAGGCTCTTGAGGTGGTGCTTGGGAAAAAGGGTGATGCGATGCTTCGGGGTGGGGAGAAGAATGGTTTAAGCCGAAGGAATACGTTAGATCCTGGGAGGAAAAGATAA
- a CDS encoding DNA-directed DNA polymerase gamma MIP1 (mitochondrial DNA polymerase gamma, catalytic subunit) — protein MATSRFAGLATNGDKISMWPRLSSVKRPSEYEKGLLITEAIHHAQQPRVEYAFNIPATARFNEIGVQQLSDHVFSQVFPVKSEPPNPELVALSKEHLSRHDLLGKSQDATEPVAFDMPPLQGQTLDEHFFKLGMDASEPYITYAKDYIKVNSPSIPRKWIKRSGWTKYHSDGSWEAVDAPNESMLTFDTEVMWKEHSFAVMACAVSPTAWYAWLSPWLLGESDNHIQLIPLGDISQPRIVVGHNIGYDRARVLEEYDMKQTRNFFLDTMSLHVAVNGMCSQQRPTWMRHKKNRDLRDKIANENNSVELAALLESKMLSDEEEELWVGRSSVNSLRDVAKFHCDVTIDKAQRDDFGELSREGILEKLDELLDYCAADVAITHRVYKKVFPNFLEVCPHPVSFGALRHLSSVILPVNQTWKDYLTNAEATYHQRLDDVQRKLVELCDEALKVKDQPDVYMDDPWLRQLDWSGQEIKMAKGKKKGDPPRPAARQKKPGMPKWYKDLFATNTSDINLTVRSRTAPILLKLSWDGYPLTWSDKYGWTFKVPRDQVKKFENQPVVLCDMTEEKIAELRDDRRHVYFKLPHKDGPQARCVNPLAKGYMQYFERGTLSSQYALAKEALEMNASCSYWISARDRIMGQMVVYKDEVQKSASNNAESRTGFILPQVIPMGTITRRAVENTWLTASNAKENRVGSELKAMIKAPPGYVFVGADVDSQELWIASLIGDAQFQIHGGNAIGFMTLEGSKAAGTDMHSRTAKILGISRNDAKVFNYGRIYGAGVKFAASLLRQFNPSMSEKQTQEVATKLYQETKGARTTRRILSDSPFWRGGTESFVFNKLEEFADQERPRTPTLGAGITEALMRRFINRGSFMTSRINWAIQSSGVDYLHLLIIAMDYLIRRFNIAARLAITVHDEIRYLVKDEDKYRAALALQVANVWTRAMFSQQVGINDLPQSCAYFSAVDIDHVLRKEVDMDCVTPSHPHKIPHGESLDIVQLLEKNEAACLDPSIDTGLRKGVR, from the exons ATGGCAACGTCCCGGTTTGCGGGACTGGCTACGAATGGAGATAAAATCTCGATGTGGCCAAGACTGTCGTCAGTCAAGAGGCCTTCGGAATACGAGAAAGGACTCCTGATCACTGAGGCAATACACCATGCTCAACAACCACGTGTAGAATATGCGTTCAACA TTCCCGCCACGGCTAGATTCAATGAGATCGGAGTCCAACAATTGAGCGACCATGTATTCTCACAAGTTTTTCCAGTCAAATCAGAACCTCCAAATCCAGAATTGGTTGCGTTGTCGAAAGAACATCTCTCGAGACATGACCTGCTCGGCAAATCTCAAGATGCCACGGAACCGGTAGCGTTCGATATGCCTCCCCTCCAGGGGCAGACGTTAGATGAGCATTTCTTCAAGTTAGGCATGGATGCGTCTGAGCCTTATATTACCTACGCTAAAGACTATATCAAAGTCAACTCTCCGAGCATTCCGCGCAAGTGGATCAAACGCAGTGGTTGGACGAAATATCATAGCGATGGCTCTTGGGAGGCCGTAGACGCCCCGAATGAGTCAATGTTAACTTTCGATACGGAGGTTATGTGGAAAGAGCATTCCTTTGCTGTAATGGCTTGTGCTGTCAGCCCTACAGCCTGGTATGCCTGGCTGTCGCCGTGGCTGCTGGGGGAGTCGGACAACCATATTCAGCTCATACCATTGGGAGACATATCACAGCCACGAATTGTCGTGGGCCACAACATTGGCTATGATCGCGCCCGTGTCTTGGAAGAGTATGATATGAAACAGACGCgtaatttctttcttgataCAATGTCGCTGCATGTAGCTGTGAATGGAATGTGCTCCCAACAAAGACCTACTTGGATGCGCCACAAGAAAAATAGGGATTTGAGGGACAAGATTGCGAATGAGAATAATTCTGTCGAGCTTGCAGCTCTTCTTGAAAGCAAAATGCtcagcgatgaggaagaggaactaTGGGTAGGCAGGAGCTCTGTGAACTCCCTCCGCGACGTTGCCAAATTTCATTGTGATGTCACGATCGACAAGGCGCAAAGAGATGATTTTGGTGAACTTTCAAGAGAGGGGATCCTAGAGAAACTGGATGAGCTACTGGATTACTGTGCTGCAGATGTTGCCATCACCCATCGCGTTTACAAGAAGGTTTTCCCAAATTTCCTCGAAGTCTGTCCCCACCCGGTCAGTTTTGGGGCTCTCAGGCATCTTTCTTCGGTTATTTTACCAGTCAATCAAACCTGGAAGGACTACCTTACCAATGCCGAGGCAACCTACCACCAACGACTTGATGACGTGCAAAGAAAATTAGTTGAATTATGTGATGAAGCTCTGAAGGTCAAGGACCAACCGGATGTGTATATGGATGATCCCTGGTTACGACAGCTGGACTGGTCTGGCCAGGAGATTAAAATGgccaaagggaaaaagaaaggagatcctcctcgaccaGCTGCGAGGCAGAAAAAGCCGGGCATGCCAAAATGGTACAAAGATCTCTTTGCCACAAACACGTCCGATATTAATCTTACTGTGCGAAGTCGGACAGCCCCTATATTACTCAAGCTATCATGGGATGGGTATCCATTAACTTGGTCTGATAAATACGGCTGGACGTTCAAGGTTCCACGTGATCAGGTCAAGAAATTTGAGAACCAGCCTGTAGTGCTATGCGATATGACGGAAGAGAAAATCGCGGAATTACGGGACGACAGAAGACATGTCTACTTCAAGCTTCCACACAAGGATGGACCTCAGGCCCGGTGTGTTAATCCGCTAGCCAAGGGATACATGCAGTATTTCGAACGTGGAACTCTCTCTTCGCAATATGCGCTTGCCAAGGAAGCTTTAGAGATGAATGCTTCTTGCTCGTATTGGATCAGCGCTCGGGACCGAATCATGGGGCAGATGGTTGTCTACAAGGACGAGGTGCAAAAATCTGCGTCGAATAATGCAGAGAGCAGGACAGGATTTATCCTGCCTCAGGTGATACCAATGGGTACTATCACGCGACGAGCTGTGGAAAACACATGGCTCACTGCAAGCAACGCCAAGGAAAATCGCGTTGGCTCTGAACTTAAAGCCATGATCAAGGCGCCACCCGGCTATGTCTTTGTTGGTGCAGATGTTGACTCACAGGAGCTCTGGATCGCGAGTCTCATCGGCGATGCTCAATTTCAAATTCACGGTGGCAATGCGATCGGCTTCATGACTTTAGAAGGATCCAAGGCAGCAGGAACCGATATGCATTCGCGCACTGCCAAAATTCTAGGAATTTCGCGCAACGATGCCAAGGTTTTCAACTATGGCCGAATTTACGGGGCTGGCGTAAAATTTGCTGCTTCACTGTTGCGTCAGTTCAACCCTTCCATGTCAGAAAAGCAAACCCAGGAAGTTGCGACCAAGCTGTATCAAGAGACAAAGGGTGCACGTACGACACGCCGCATCTTAAGTGATAGTCCCTTTTGGCGCGGAGGCACGGAATCTTTTGTCTTCAACAAGCTAGAGGAGTTCGCTGATCAAGAGAGACCAAGAACGCCTACATTGGGTGCCGGCATCACTGAGGCGTTAATGCGGCGTTTTATCAACCGAGGCAGCTTCATGACATCGCGGATCAACTGGGCAATTCAGTCATCTGGTGTCGATTATCTTCACCTCCTCATTATCGCCATGGACTATCTTATCCGGCGCTTCAACATTGCTGCTCGTCTAGCTATCACTGTTCACGATGAAATCAGGTATCTCGTCAAAGATGAGGACAAATATCGTGCTGCTTTGGCTCTACAGGTAGCTAATGTTTGGACTCGTGCCATGTTCTCGCAGCAAGTTGGCATCAATGATCTTCCGCAGTCTTGCGCCTACTTCTCTGCAGTTGACATTGATCATGTCCTTCGGAAAGAAGTAGACATGGATTGCGTTACCCCTTCACATCCTCACAAGATCCCACACGGTGAAAGTCTAGATATCGTTCAACttctggagaagaatgaggcTGCTTGTCTAGACCCTTCCATA GATACTGGACTGAGGAAGGGGGTGAGGTGA
- a CDS encoding uncharacterized protein (predicted protein), translated as MMVFDHQRAKRKNGNVKPPRKSKYNSRYDGLAVGEVTIDFDHFVTAYEYGLDLFPGASKLPCLSHIATEELEPIRRDVKNMILTREPSRHAFDWKAITDKIISQYSSALQDIAGGKFSTMHRLRLSMEELLAPFIDYGDYYNITSTVERCQEDFIPISAPSNTLASKAVRHVTGQICSTLTSTLLDFDLQLEDVVNNIVGLIMYLEWTALAHRRN; from the coding sequence ATGATGGTGTTCGATCATCAAAgggcaaagagaaaaaatgGGAATGTAAAGCCACCCAGAAAATCAAAGTATAATTCACGATACGATGGCCTTGCTGTTGGCGAGGTCACGATCGATTTTGACCACTTTGTGACTGCCTACGAATATGGACTTGACTTGTTTCCCGGTGCATCCAAACTTCCATGTTTGAGCCACATCGCAACTGAAGAGTTGGAGCCAATCAGGAGAGATGTTAAAAATATGATCTTGACTCGGGAACCTTCTCGACATGCCTTTGACTGGAAAGCCATCAcagacaagatcatcagtCAGTACTCGAGCGCGTTGCAGGACATTGCAGGGGGTAAATTCTCGACTATGCATAGGCTCCGGCTGAGTATGGAGGAGCTCTTGGCTCCTTTTATAGACTACGGCGACTATTACAACATTACGTCTACTGTGGAAAGATGTCAAGAAGATTTTATTCCCATCAGTGCTCCCAGCAACACGCTTGCCAGTAAGGCTGTTCGACATGTAACAGGCCAGATCTGTTCCACCCTGACATCAACACTCTTGGACTTTGATCTTCAGCTAGAAGATGTGGTGAATAACATCGTGGGGCTTATCATGTATCTTGAATGGACGGCCTTGGCCCATCGTCGGAATTAG